The genomic interval AGTAAAACACGCATGGGATGATGACCATAATTATAAAGATATGGAAGTTCGTTATAAAGGAGTTAAAATGGGAGAAATAAGAGCTGTATATTATGAAAATATAGTGAGAACAAGAACCTATGACAATAAATTGAGATTTAAATATGGAGGAAAATCAATAACTGAAGAAATGTTCAAGTATGCTCTGGGGGACGACTATGATGAAGATGATTTTTAAATGCAAGTTGCTTTTGCTTATTTTAAGTGTTGTATTGTTATTTGAAGCATATCTTTTGTACTCCACACACAAAAAGTACATAGATAATAAAAATGAAATGGTTAGGAGAGAAAAGGAGATTAAAAAGGAATTAAAGAGAAATGAGTTCTATGGCATATATAAAAGTGGCTCTTCGCAGTTTTATGACATTCCTTTAAGGATTACAGACGGGAAAACAAAATATATTATAATATTGAATCTTAACACATTAAGAGATCGTATTTTTCCTTGCAAGTGTAAAAACGATTTTGATTTGTATGGTTATTCAGTTTTTCTCACAAAACTTTTAGAATTTAATTTTCCGATTTCTGTTGATAAAGATATGAAAAAAAATCTTTATAAATTTTGTCCCGTTTTTGTTCGGTATGATTATTACAAAAAACTTGCAAAAGAATGGGATAAATTAAGTTTAGATGAATTACTGTCAAAATATACCACTTACAATAAATTATATGGCTATGTCTGGGATTATGAAAAATTCAAAACACCTCAAAAAGCCATCTCATTGCAAGCATATTTGTTTTTTAAATATAGGATTTTTGTAAGCAATATAGATTGCGTAAAATGTATATATGTGTTAGAGGGAAACATCTTAAAACCAAGAAATAAATAACCCGCAGGCCATACGGCCTGCTTTTTTGTTTCTAAGCGCCACCATATACCAGTACACTCCAATAAGCGAAAAACAAGCAATCCTCTATAGCTGGCTTGATAAACCAATACTCGGCTATGCAGTACTAAAAACCACCAGACAAATAACCATCCAGAACAACGACCCAATAAACATAAAATCCACAATCTACCAGCCCACACCAAACAACTCCCTCGGCATAGAAAAATACAGCCTCACAGTAGGAAGCAACTCCAAAGTAAAAAATTACATAAGTGCTGACAACAACAACTACATAAATGAAGACGGAACAATAGATAGAGACAGCCTCATTCAAGCTCTAAACCTTGATACAGACCTAACCTCCACAACCAACACAGGAAACATACCCATAATCCAGTTAACCAGACCCCAGGAAGAAGGAAGCACAATCCTATACTACACCTACATACTCATTCCAGTAATAGACACATCAACAGAAAGCCTCCAAAACTTCCTCGTATCCCACTCAATAACCAAAGGAGAATACAACTGCCTGATTCAATTAAACGATATCAATTTCCCTTCAAATCAAATCGCAACCCCGGAAGCCATACTCAGGATGAAAGTAACCCCAGACACAAACTTCAAACTCCACCCACAAAAGCTCTACAAAGCAACCTACATCTCATCAGCAGAAAACACAAAAACAACACTCTCAATCACACTTCCAAAACTAAACTATCTAATCAAAACCCAGGATGATACAAACATCTTAAAATACCAGAATTTAAAACTCCTCTTAATCCCTGAAAATACAAACATATCAAAAGACGATGACCCACAAACAATTAGTCCTAGCAAAATACAAGATTGTCTTGAATCTCAAAACCCTAACCAAAATCCAATATGCTACCTATCAACCACAACCTTCACCCCCGACCTCTTTGACCCTCAAAAATTAGAATGCCATCTAATAACCTTCAACCAAAACATACCAGCAGGCACATACAAAGCAGTAATCCTACAACCAGAAAATAACACCTACAAACTCTTTGAAATGCTACCAGACAGAGCAGATCTACTTCCAAAAATTACAATCACAAGCCATTACACAACCCCCCAAACCACAATCACCCCCTCAACAATCAACACAGCAACCATGAAACTTGACACATTGCAAAAAGGCAAAATAACCATTACAATAAACTCAGACCACTTCACAGGGAAAACATTAGAAAATGGAGACAACCAACCGAAACTAAGAAGATGGATAGAAATAATGAAAGGAACTGAAATAATACTTCCTAAAACAGAAATCACAACAACCTACGACGAAAACAACCAGAAAATAACCGAAGTAAAAGAAGACTACGAAAACAACAAAATAACAATCACCATCCCAGAATATTACCTCTTTGGCTACACAGAAAAGCCACAACAGATGCCACAGAACCTCACACAAAACACAAGTTATACAATACAAGTCTATACAACACACTATGCATCAACAGACACAACACACAAACAAATAAATCTAATCAACATGCCATTTAATCTAACCTTCTATCACCAGGACCACCTTAGCACAACAAGATACATAACAAACGATTCAGGAGAAATCCTGCACACAACAGACACCCTTGCCTACGGAGAAGAACTCACAGCACCTTACGAAAACAACAAAGACGAAGTGTTAAACACAATAACCTACACAGGCCACGAAAAAGACTACGAAACAGATTTAACATATATGCTCGCAAGGTATTACTCATCCGAGACAGGCCGCTTCCTCTCCCCCGACCCCGGCTACGACTACGACCAATTAGACCCAATGTCCTGGAACCTGTACGCATATGTGAGGGGGAATCCGATTAACCACTTTGACCCAACAGGTTTAGAATTATCAACCGAAGAAAAGAAAAGGTTAGAAGAATTATATAAACAAGGCGAGTTTAAAGAACTTGACAAGGAAATTCGTTCAATTCTTCAGGACAGAATGGACAAATACAATGAATGGAACGCAGAATATAGTGGACAGGAGGATTTTAATTCAACGGTAATAGATTTAAAGGTAAATGGTTATTTAAAACATGTTGATTG from Thermotomaculum hydrothermale carries:
- a CDS encoding RHS repeat-associated core domain-containing protein; this encodes MFLSATIYQYTPISEKQAILYSWLDKPILGYAVLKTTRQITIQNNDPINIKSTIYQPTPNNSLGIEKYSLTVGSNSKVKNYISADNNNYINEDGTIDRDSLIQALNLDTDLTSTTNTGNIPIIQLTRPQEEGSTILYYTYILIPVIDTSTESLQNFLVSHSITKGEYNCLIQLNDINFPSNQIATPEAILRMKVTPDTNFKLHPQKLYKATYISSAENTKTTLSITLPKLNYLIKTQDDTNILKYQNLKLLLIPENTNISKDDDPQTISPSKIQDCLESQNPNQNPICYLSTTTFTPDLFDPQKLECHLITFNQNIPAGTYKAVILQPENNTYKLFEMLPDRADLLPKITITSHYTTPQTTITPSTINTATMKLDTLQKGKITITINSDHFTGKTLENGDNQPKLRRWIEIMKGTEIILPKTEITTTYDENNQKITEVKEDYENNKITITIPEYYLFGYTEKPQQMPQNLTQNTSYTIQVYTTHYASTDTTHKQINLINMPFNLTFYHQDHLSTTRYITNDSGEILHTTDTLAYGEELTAPYENNKDEVLNTITYTGHEKDYETDLTYMLARYYSSETGRFLSPDPGYDYDQLDPMSWNLYAYVRGNPINHFDPTGLELSTEEKKRLEELYKQGEFKELDKEIRSILQDRMDKYNEWNAEYSGQEDFNSTVIDLKVNGYLKHVDWSKVDTSIKKLMIGPLAKKTINPPANYGKTREGSETGERVCNNIQTYVATPLTFSGSPVFEGIGQGIYFVAGWGKMHYAEAKYKLDPTEKNKKNLEMTRVQLGVASINFLGGWSLSFTIPNNDGTFNKVVNVLSTIVDSAFSYAEDQNNDN